The following are from one region of the Nocardioides marmotae genome:
- a CDS encoding HAD family hydrolase, protein MSRPAAAFFDLDKTIIAKSSTLAFSKPFQAGGLISRRAVLRSAYAQFVYLVGGADHDQMEKLRQFLSQLVGGWDVATVREIVADTLHHVVDPLVYDEAVSLIEEHRLAGRDVVIVSTSGSEVVGPIGAMLGADHVVATRLEIVDGHYTGEIEYYAYAEEKANAVRQLAEERGYDLEECYAYSDSITDVPMLEAVGHPYAVNPDRDLRKVATSRGWPVLVFVKPVALRSRVPLPPAGPTLAALAVGGMAAVGGVLWANARRRRLEA, encoded by the coding sequence ATGTCCCGCCCGGCCGCGGCCTTCTTCGACCTCGACAAGACGATCATCGCCAAGTCGAGCACGCTCGCCTTCAGCAAGCCGTTCCAGGCCGGCGGCCTGATCTCGCGCCGGGCGGTGCTGCGCTCGGCGTACGCGCAGTTCGTCTACCTCGTCGGCGGCGCCGACCACGACCAGATGGAGAAGCTGCGCCAGTTCCTCTCCCAGCTCGTCGGCGGCTGGGACGTCGCGACGGTCCGCGAGATCGTCGCCGACACCCTCCACCACGTCGTCGACCCGCTGGTCTACGACGAGGCCGTCTCCCTCATCGAGGAGCACCGGCTCGCCGGGCGCGACGTCGTCATCGTCTCCACCTCCGGCAGCGAGGTGGTCGGGCCCATCGGCGCGATGCTCGGCGCCGACCACGTCGTCGCCACCCGGCTGGAGATCGTCGACGGGCACTACACCGGCGAGATCGAGTACTACGCCTACGCCGAGGAGAAGGCGAACGCCGTCCGGCAGCTCGCCGAGGAGCGCGGCTACGACCTCGAGGAGTGCTACGCCTACAGCGACTCCATCACCGACGTGCCGATGCTCGAGGCCGTCGGCCACCCGTACGCCGTCAACCCCGACCGCGACCTGCGCAAGGTCGCGACCAGCCGGGGGTGGCCCGTCCTGGTCTTCGTCAAGCCCGTCGCGCTGCGCAGCCGGGTGCCGCTCCCGCCGGCCGGCCCGACGCTCGCGGCCCTGGCCGTCGGCGGCATGGCCGCGGTCGGCGGGGTGTTGTGGGCCAACGCCCGCCGACGCCGCCTCGAGGCCTGA